The Methanothrix sp. genome window below encodes:
- a CDS encoding NAD-binding protein, which produces MTDSVGSRGAARAVLFAIAVVAAYSAIYMILMRHEGRPELAQPVNAVYWVIMTMTTVGYGDIVFRSHVGYLFSIAVSLTGIVMLFAFVLPGLVTPWFERLGRELPERVPEGMRDHILICGYGPMVERLTERLDEMGIQFAIVESRESVARGIFKRYTTVWGDPSDVQVLRNAGISTARMVMVNYTDEVNADIVLTVREVSGVEIIAMVEDLRHSRFLSYAGASRVLSPKTMLGTFVAQISTPSCGECVFPGAVQLFGMLSLAEVPVFPGSPLAGRAISDPLLIQTGAAVVGIWRRGGFTPRPAGSDILSSGTVILAVGDSEQLMRLRLLAAGDESTRRFLVIGYGDVGQRLVRVLCEHGIRPVVVDRRDLTTDRFEHVRGDGYSEDALIRAGIKDASCIMVMLNNDHDAIYATLVARNLSPDAFIIARANHLLSTEKLYRAGADYVASVPLVASKMLLTMVTPASEDLTILYEGLELRRYEVRRRSAMAHRTLKDLALIERFGCTAVAIDRAGDAILALSGGTEILPGDVLVLLGPPGSMDRFSQVFGDGG; this is translated from the coding sequence ATGACCGATAGCGTGGGCTCCAGAGGCGCTGCCAGAGCTGTGCTATTCGCGATCGCGGTGGTGGCTGCATACAGCGCTATCTACATGATTCTCATGAGGCATGAGGGCAGGCCGGAGCTTGCACAACCGGTAAACGCGGTCTACTGGGTCATAATGACCATGACGACCGTCGGCTACGGGGACATCGTCTTCAGGAGCCATGTGGGGTACCTCTTCAGCATCGCCGTGAGTCTGACGGGCATAGTCATGCTGTTCGCTTTCGTTCTTCCGGGCCTGGTGACGCCCTGGTTTGAGCGTCTTGGACGAGAGCTTCCTGAAAGGGTGCCGGAGGGGATGAGAGATCACATTTTGATCTGTGGCTACGGCCCGATGGTCGAGAGGCTGACCGAGAGACTTGATGAGATGGGGATCCAGTTTGCGATAGTTGAGAGCAGGGAGTCCGTGGCGAGAGGAATCTTCAAAAGGTACACGACCGTCTGGGGGGACCCCTCCGACGTGCAGGTTTTGAGAAACGCGGGCATATCAACTGCCAGGATGGTCATGGTGAACTACACAGATGAGGTCAATGCGGACATAGTTCTGACGGTCAGGGAGGTATCAGGAGTCGAGATAATCGCGATGGTCGAGGATCTGAGGCACTCGAGGTTCCTGAGCTATGCCGGCGCCTCCCGGGTTCTCTCGCCAAAGACGATGCTGGGAACGTTCGTAGCGCAGATATCAACACCATCCTGCGGTGAGTGCGTGTTTCCCGGGGCGGTCCAGCTCTTCGGCATGCTGAGCCTGGCTGAGGTGCCTGTGTTTCCCGGCAGCCCTCTTGCTGGAAGAGCCATCTCGGATCCCCTCCTGATCCAGACTGGCGCTGCTGTTGTCGGGATCTGGAGGAGGGGCGGGTTCACGCCCAGGCCGGCGGGGAGCGATATTCTGTCCAGCGGCACAGTCATTCTTGCGGTTGGGGATTCCGAGCAGCTCATGCGTCTCAGGCTGCTGGCCGCTGGAGATGAGAGCACGAGGAGGTTTCTCGTCATAGGCTATGGTGATGTGGGGCAGAGGCTGGTCCGGGTCCTTTGCGAGCACGGGATCAGGCCTGTGGTTGTTGACAGGCGGGATCTGACCACAGACCGGTTCGAGCATGTCAGGGGCGATGGATACTCAGAGGATGCGCTCATCAGGGCCGGCATAAAGGACGCATCATGCATAATGGTCATGCTGAACAACGATCATGATGCGATATACGCGACACTTGTCGCGAGGAACCTGAGCCCGGATGCGTTCATAATAGCAAGAGCAAACCATCTTCTCTCCACAGAGAAGCTTTACAGGGCTGGAGCAGACTATGTGGCATCGGTGCCGCTGGTTGCTAGCAAGATGCTTCTCACCATGGTCACCCCGGCGAGCGAGGATCTGACGATACTGTACGAGGGGCTGGAGCTCAGGAGGTATGAGGTTCGCAGGAGATCTGCCATGGCGCACCGGACCCTGAAAGATTTGGCGCTCATAGAGCGTTTCGGCTGCACTGCTGTGGCAATCGATCGGGCAGGCGATGCGATACTGGCCCTCTCAGGAGGGACCGAGATCCTGCCGGGAGATGTGCTGGTGCTCCTTGGACCGCCGGGATCGATGGACAGATTCAGCCAGGTATTCGGGGATGGAGGATAG
- the truD gene encoding tRNA pseudouridine(13) synthase TruD — MEDRMQGLLPAPERDKALGMEIYVTRTPGIGGVIRQSPEDFIVEEIFDDDHYEGGRYLVIEVEKRDWDTHKLVREISRALRISQRRISFAGTKDKRAVTRQRMAIMNLDEEALRDLRIPDLRISVLGRTNRPLGLGDLKGNRFRIVIRDIFLDGDSARERMERITSEISEMGGVPNYFGVQRFGETRPVTHLVGEAIVRGDLERAVFTYLAMPFPDEPEGTRAAREELWESGDVRSALRRYPRHLTYELAMLNHLVSSPGDHAGAFRVLPENLRRMFVHAYQSYLFNRMLSMRLRRCLTFEPVEGDIVCFSRNGMPDVSRTEKVTSENIEAVRRLFDRGRAFVTLPLIGYESELADGEQGEIERGLLESEGIARESFSVDVCPDLGSRGARRPALLRVDPLFALEEESACIQFSLPPGSYATVVLREYMKDTGESN; from the coding sequence ATGGAGGATAGGATGCAGGGACTCCTTCCAGCGCCTGAGCGTGATAAAGCTTTAGGCATGGAGATCTACGTCACCAGAACTCCAGGCATCGGCGGGGTCATACGCCAGAGCCCGGAGGATTTTATCGTCGAGGAGATCTTCGATGATGATCATTACGAGGGCGGAAGGTATCTTGTCATAGAGGTTGAGAAGCGGGACTGGGATACGCACAAGCTTGTGAGGGAGATCTCGAGGGCTCTCAGGATAAGCCAGAGGAGGATCAGCTTCGCAGGCACCAAGGACAAGAGGGCGGTCACGAGGCAGAGGATGGCGATCATGAACCTCGATGAAGAGGCGCTGAGGGATCTGAGAATCCCGGATCTCAGGATCTCTGTTCTTGGAAGAACAAACAGGCCTCTTGGCCTTGGCGATCTGAAGGGTAACCGCTTCAGGATTGTGATAAGAGACATCTTTCTCGATGGAGATTCAGCGAGGGAGCGCATGGAGCGCATAACCTCTGAGATATCAGAGATGGGAGGCGTTCCCAACTACTTCGGTGTGCAGAGGTTCGGCGAGACCAGGCCTGTGACGCATCTTGTCGGAGAGGCCATCGTAAGAGGGGATCTGGAGCGGGCGGTTTTCACATATCTCGCGATGCCATTTCCCGATGAGCCCGAGGGGACAAGAGCAGCGCGTGAGGAGCTCTGGGAGTCAGGGGATGTGAGATCCGCGCTCAGGAGATACCCGAGACATCTCACATACGAGCTGGCGATGCTGAACCATCTGGTTTCCAGCCCCGGGGATCATGCAGGCGCCTTCAGGGTTCTCCCCGAGAACCTGAGGAGAATGTTCGTTCACGCATACCAGTCGTATCTCTTCAACAGAATGCTCAGCATGCGCCTGCGAAGATGTCTCACATTCGAGCCGGTGGAGGGGGATATCGTCTGCTTCTCGAGGAACGGGATGCCGGATGTTAGCAGAACAGAGAAGGTGACATCTGAGAACATCGAGGCTGTGAGGAGGCTGTTCGATAGAGGACGCGCGTTTGTCACCCTCCCTCTCATCGGATACGAGTCAGAGCTCGCTGATGGGGAGCAGGGCGAGATCGAGCGTGGCCTACTGGAATCTGAGGGGATAGCCAGGGAGAGCTTCTCAGTGGATGTCTGCCCGGATCTGGGCTCACGCGGCGCAAGAAGACCGGCTCTTCTGCGGGTTGATCCGCTGTTTGCTCTCGAAGAGGAGAGCGCCTGCATTCAGTTTTCCCTGCCTCCCGGATCGTATGCCACGGTGGTGCTGAGGGAGTACATGAAGGATACCGGGGAGAGCAACTGA
- a CDS encoding Bcr/CflA family efflux MFS transporter: MNILSAGRRTRQRYLGDRGLIALISLLSAFVPLSTDLYLPALPGMADYFGVSSDLANLTLVMFFLSFGAGTLLWGPLSDRYGRRPMLLIGLSIYSAASLGCALSVDIYQLIAFRILEAIGGSSGFAVATAMIKDVYDVSSREPILAVVQTMVLISPVSAPVIGAILLRFTTWRGLFGALAFIGLLALAGSIALQETLHDRNEGSLIHALGRLYVVARNPAFASLLALFSLPAISAMAFIASSSYIYIRGFGLSELAYSYFFAFNAIGMISAPTIYLKLSRRMSRRSFVTICFGVMILSGMLIVILGTRSPWLFAAALLPATIAAGAVRTPGTNLMLEQQREDTGSAAALMSCAGITAGSIGMSLISMNRGNMIPVLGMMYVLIGMICATLWLYISQRPYVTRIPDRCAAGAAAG; the protein is encoded by the coding sequence ATGAACATCTTATCTGCAGGAAGACGGACCAGGCAGAGGTACCTGGGGGACAGGGGTCTAATCGCGCTCATATCGCTGCTGAGCGCCTTTGTCCCGCTATCGACAGACCTGTATCTCCCCGCGCTTCCTGGAATGGCAGATTACTTTGGCGTATCTTCAGACCTTGCGAACCTCACCCTCGTCATGTTCTTCCTCTCATTCGGCGCAGGCACCCTCCTCTGGGGGCCGCTCAGCGATAGGTATGGCCGCAGGCCGATGCTCCTGATAGGTCTCTCCATCTATTCAGCGGCCAGCCTTGGCTGCGCGTTATCCGTGGACATATACCAGCTGATAGCGTTTCGCATTCTGGAGGCCATCGGTGGCAGCAGCGGGTTTGCCGTGGCCACTGCCATGATCAAGGACGTGTACGATGTCAGCAGCAGGGAGCCCATCCTGGCAGTGGTGCAGACAATGGTCCTGATATCTCCGGTATCAGCGCCTGTTATCGGCGCCATCCTGCTCAGATTCACCACATGGCGTGGGCTCTTTGGAGCTCTGGCGTTCATAGGGCTCCTGGCACTTGCGGGAAGCATTGCTCTCCAGGAGACGCTGCATGATCGCAACGAAGGCTCGCTGATTCATGCGCTGGGAAGGCTGTATGTGGTTGCCAGGAACCCGGCGTTCGCATCGCTTCTGGCCCTCTTCTCTCTGCCAGCCATCTCAGCGATGGCATTCATCGCATCGTCATCATACATATACATCAGAGGCTTCGGGCTGAGCGAGCTTGCCTACAGCTACTTCTTCGCGTTCAACGCAATCGGGATGATCTCTGCTCCAACAATCTACCTGAAGCTCTCAAGAAGGATGTCTCGCAGATCGTTTGTGACGATATGCTTTGGTGTGATGATCCTGAGCGGGATGCTTATTGTAATTCTGGGAACCCGCAGCCCCTGGCTATTTGCAGCAGCGCTACTGCCAGCAACAATCGCCGCAGGGGCTGTTCGCACACCAGGGACCAACCTGATGCTCGAGCAGCAGAGGGAGGATACAGGATCCGCCGCTGCTCTGATGAGCTGCGCCGGGATAACAGCAGGAAGCATCGGCATGTCCCTGATATCCATGAATCGGGGTAACATGATCCCTGTTCTTGGGATGATGTATGTGCTCATCGGGATGATCTGTGCGACTTTGTGGCTTTACATCTCGCAGAGACCCTACGTGACGCGCATTCCTGACAGGTGCGCCGCCGGGGCAGCCGCCGGTTGA
- a CDS encoding DEAD/DEAH box helicase, translated as MNVFDQLNPTIRENLQRMGFSEPTLPQRMAIPEIMAGNNVLLIAPTGSGKTEAAVLPVLHRIMDIDGPGIKALYITPLRALNRDMLRRLEEWSSALGVKIAVRHGDTTKGERASQSRSPPDLMITTPETLQVMLTGKRLRSNLKSVRVVIVDEIHELASSKRGSQLAVLLERLVEVAGEIQRIGLSATVGSPDEVAGLLTGISRECRILRADVERFVDFRVVAPRPGRGDHALAGQLGCEPPLAAHISCIRELVRSKKSLIFVNTRQAAEVLGYRLKVLGEPIGVHHGSLSRDARMEAEEAFKRGDLRGLICTSSMELGIDIGDVEHVIQYSSPRDVSRLIQRVGRSGHGIGRVSSGTILATCPDDIAEACAIARRASAGELEEVRIHEKPLDVLANQLVGLSLDFGELSIERAFQIIRRAYPFRDLSMDEMLGVLDVLRGNRLCTVEDGIMKRRRRGWEYYFENLSMIPDEKRYSVYDMVSRREIGTLDEAFVVSFASPGATFVTRGEIWEIVEIEDDTVKVVPIQRSGEIPSWSGEEIPVPYGVAQEVGEIRSHLAGELEEHGEEDAIQWLMSRYPVDREAAEQLVDQIKHQMRAGCAVPDDRTVTIESDGSFVVINACIGHRANDALGRAITAILSTRFGSSVAMEIDPYRIQLTLPKRMMAEELLNTISDLSSAQMKVILELSLKNTTLFRWKMVHVARKFGSLSKDIDYERVSLVRVLGVFENTPMYREAIREIYQERLDVDTAGDILDRMKSGDIRVVTGDLSPIGSSGRGGGHDLIAPEHADAAVIELLKNRILHDRVLLFCVSCKRWKSLREVGRVPDRPECPLCGSRMIAALKPWEDEEIKIVRMPEEKKGAEEKRRTKRVYRNANLVLSYGKTAAIALASRGLGPETAARVIKKMHSDEVEFYRDILRAEREYARTKRFWGD; from the coding sequence GTGAATGTGTTCGATCAGCTGAACCCCACGATCAGGGAGAACCTCCAGCGCATGGGCTTTTCCGAGCCGACTCTGCCGCAGAGGATGGCGATCCCCGAGATCATGGCGGGAAACAACGTTCTTCTCATAGCACCAACAGGGTCCGGAAAGACAGAGGCAGCGGTCCTTCCGGTCCTTCACAGGATCATGGATATCGATGGGCCCGGGATCAAGGCCCTCTACATAACCCCGCTGCGTGCCCTCAACAGGGACATGCTGAGACGCCTGGAGGAATGGAGCAGCGCGCTTGGAGTGAAGATCGCGGTGAGGCATGGGGACACGACGAAGGGAGAGCGCGCCAGCCAGAGCAGATCGCCTCCAGACCTCATGATAACAACCCCCGAGACGCTCCAGGTGATGCTGACCGGAAAGAGGCTCAGATCAAACCTCAAGAGCGTCAGGGTGGTGATCGTGGATGAGATTCACGAACTGGCATCATCGAAGAGAGGCTCGCAGCTTGCTGTACTCCTCGAGCGGCTTGTGGAGGTCGCGGGCGAGATCCAGCGGATAGGTCTCTCAGCCACGGTCGGCTCTCCTGATGAGGTCGCAGGGCTGCTAACCGGCATCTCGAGGGAGTGCAGAATCCTCAGGGCGGATGTGGAGAGGTTCGTGGATTTCAGGGTCGTGGCGCCACGTCCGGGGCGGGGCGATCACGCGCTCGCAGGCCAGCTGGGATGCGAGCCGCCGCTTGCAGCGCATATTTCTTGCATAAGGGAGCTTGTGAGATCCAAAAAGAGTTTGATCTTCGTCAACACCCGACAGGCTGCAGAGGTTCTCGGATACAGGCTGAAGGTGCTCGGAGAGCCGATCGGAGTCCACCACGGGAGCTTATCGAGAGATGCCAGAATGGAGGCTGAGGAGGCCTTCAAGCGCGGGGATCTTCGCGGCCTGATATGCACATCCTCCATGGAGCTTGGCATCGACATCGGTGATGTGGAGCACGTGATCCAGTACAGCTCGCCGAGGGACGTCTCCAGGCTCATCCAGCGGGTTGGCAGATCAGGCCACGGCATCGGCAGGGTTTCCTCAGGCACCATACTGGCGACATGCCCGGACGACATCGCAGAGGCATGCGCCATCGCCAGGAGGGCATCAGCCGGCGAGCTTGAAGAGGTGAGGATACACGAGAAGCCTCTGGATGTCCTGGCGAACCAGCTGGTCGGCCTCTCCCTGGACTTCGGGGAGTTGAGTATCGAGAGGGCGTTTCAGATAATCAGAAGAGCGTACCCCTTCAGGGATCTGAGCATGGATGAGATGCTCGGCGTGCTGGATGTGCTGAGGGGGAACAGGCTCTGCACTGTCGAAGATGGAATCATGAAAAGAAGGCGCAGAGGCTGGGAGTACTACTTCGAGAACCTCTCGATGATACCTGATGAGAAGCGCTACAGCGTCTACGACATGGTCTCAAGGAGAGAGATCGGCACGCTCGACGAGGCTTTTGTTGTGAGCTTCGCCAGTCCGGGAGCGACGTTCGTCACCCGTGGGGAGATATGGGAGATAGTCGAGATAGAGGATGATACCGTAAAGGTCGTGCCGATCCAGAGGAGCGGGGAGATCCCGAGCTGGAGCGGAGAGGAGATTCCCGTTCCGTATGGTGTGGCGCAGGAGGTCGGAGAGATCAGATCGCATCTGGCAGGAGAGCTCGAGGAACACGGCGAGGAGGATGCAATCCAATGGCTCATGTCGCGCTATCCTGTGGACAGGGAGGCTGCTGAACAGCTCGTCGATCAGATAAAGCATCAGATGCGTGCAGGCTGCGCTGTGCCTGACGACAGGACTGTGACGATCGAGTCCGATGGCTCGTTTGTGGTGATCAACGCGTGCATCGGCCACAGGGCGAACGATGCGCTTGGAAGGGCCATAACCGCGATACTCTCGACACGCTTCGGATCGAGCGTCGCCATGGAGATAGATCCATACAGGATACAGCTTACGCTGCCGAAGAGAATGATGGCAGAGGAGCTGCTGAACACCATCAGCGATCTCAGCTCCGCTCAGATGAAGGTGATCCTGGAGCTGAGCCTGAAGAACACCACCCTCTTCAGATGGAAGATGGTGCATGTGGCGAGGAAGTTCGGCTCGCTTTCGAAGGATATAGATTACGAGAGGGTATCTCTTGTCAGGGTGCTGGGGGTCTTCGAGAACACACCGATGTACAGAGAGGCGATACGTGAGATATACCAGGAGCGCCTGGATGTCGATACAGCGGGAGACATCCTGGATCGCATGAAATCAGGGGATATCCGAGTGGTAACAGGCGATCTGAGCCCGATAGGATCCTCCGGCAGGGGCGGAGGCCATGACCTGATAGCTCCTGAGCATGCAGATGCAGCTGTTATAGAGCTCCTCAAAAACCGGATACTCCACGACAGGGTGCTTCTGTTCTGTGTCAGCTGCAAGAGATGGAAATCGCTGAGAGAGGTTGGCAGAGTGCCGGATCGGCCTGAGTGCCCGCTCTGCGGCTCAAGAATGATAGCAGCGCTGAAGCCCTGGGAGGATGAGGAGATAAAGATCGTCCGAATGCCGGAGGAGAAGAAGGGCGCTGAGGAGAAGAGGCGCACAAAGAGGGTTTACAGGAACGCGAACCTCGTTCTCAGCTACGGGAAGACAGCTGCCATCGCGCTAGCAAGCAGGGGTCTCGGCCCTGAGACAGCTGCCAGGGTCATAAAGAAGATGCACTCTGATGAGGTTGAGTTCTACAGGGACATACTCAGGGCTGAGAGGGAGTATGCCAGGACGAAGAGGTTCTGGGGAGATTGA
- a CDS encoding ABC transporter substrate-binding protein, giving the protein MEEHMRGLVFALVLVQCIMSAAVVVDAAEYTLGIFGNANMDSTIDEQDVSYVKGIIDGTNPITELADANQDGMIDEGDVEQIQRITNGTESYIILKTFTIYDKAKIVRVPMPISKIVILNLASAEAIRCLNAGDMVIGVGTSVVEGANKEFFSDLSDRPTVGKWSEPDVESIIRLRPNVVIADLRFPDTELLEDKLNASGIAVLRMGFTYPDYYQSEMMALGYILNRKSEARDLIDFAYRYVDLIEGRIASVPADVRPRVYAIYSPSDLWKTGSNGSIVDMLCGLAGGRNIAHDLKGGTGGMYPTVDPEWVIKENPEIIFTWSSPGGYTVSNDTEMMNVWNSIVKSPELSQVSAVKNNRVYLLTTEITSRPRWFVGLAYLAKWFYPDNFKDLDPEAIHKEYLEKYQKVRYQGVFTYPA; this is encoded by the coding sequence ATGGAGGAGCATATGAGAGGATTGGTCTTTGCGCTGGTATTGGTACAATGCATTATGAGCGCAGCCGTGGTTGTGGATGCCGCGGAGTATACTCTAGGCATCTTTGGTAACGCGAACATGGACTCCACCATTGATGAGCAGGATGTTTCCTATGTCAAGGGTATCATTGATGGAACAAACCCCATTACAGAGCTGGCTGATGCAAATCAGGATGGAATGATCGATGAAGGAGATGTCGAGCAGATACAGAGAATAACAAACGGCACAGAGAGCTACATAATTCTCAAGACATTTACTATCTACGATAAGGCGAAGATTGTCAGGGTTCCGATGCCTATAAGCAAAATAGTGATTCTCAACCTGGCATCCGCAGAGGCAATCAGATGTCTGAACGCAGGGGATATGGTTATAGGTGTTGGCACTTCGGTTGTAGAAGGCGCAAACAAGGAGTTCTTCAGCGATCTAAGCGACCGCCCGACTGTGGGCAAATGGAGCGAGCCTGATGTCGAGAGCATAATTCGTCTCAGGCCGAATGTTGTGATCGCGGATTTGAGGTTCCCCGATACAGAATTGCTGGAAGATAAGCTTAACGCATCTGGAATTGCTGTTCTACGCATGGGGTTTACGTATCCTGACTATTACCAGTCCGAGATGATGGCGCTGGGATACATACTGAATCGGAAGTCCGAGGCAAGGGATCTGATCGATTTTGCATACAGATATGTTGATCTCATTGAGGGCCGGATAGCATCAGTTCCTGCAGATGTGAGGCCAAGAGTATATGCAATCTATTCACCGAGCGATTTATGGAAGACCGGATCTAACGGATCTATCGTGGACATGCTGTGCGGGCTTGCAGGTGGACGGAACATAGCCCATGATCTAAAGGGTGGAACTGGGGGAATGTACCCCACTGTCGATCCGGAGTGGGTGATAAAAGAAAATCCAGAGATCATCTTCACCTGGAGCTCTCCGGGAGGATACACGGTCTCAAATGACACAGAGATGATGAATGTCTGGAACAGCATAGTCAAATCTCCCGAGCTGTCTCAGGTAAGTGCAGTGAAGAACAATAGAGTGTATCTTCTGACCACAGAGATCACCAGTCGACCCAGATGGTTTGTGGGTCTGGCCTACCTCGCCAAGTGGTTCTATCCCGATAATTTCAAAGATCTGGATCCAGAGGCAATACATAAGGAATACCTGGAGAAGTATCAGAAGGTGAGATATCAGGGAGTATTTACATATCCTGCATGA
- a CDS encoding signal recognition particle protein Srp54 — translation MVLDNLGGSLRGALKKIASATRVDKALVDDAVRDIQRALLQADVNVKLVMSLSNRIRERALNEKPPAGMNPREHVINIVYQELINLVGRGTDIPLKKQTIMLVGLQGSGKTTTAAKLATYFQRKGLRTAVICADTFRAGAYDQLKALCDRQGIFFYGEKGNKNAPEVAKNGLEATKKYDVRIVDTAGRHALESDLIQEMKDIHAVVNADHKLLVMDAAIGQQASEQARAFNEAVGITGVIITKLDGTAKGGGALSAVAETKTSVAFIGVGETAADLEKFEADRFISRLLGMGDIKGLIEKAQEVQIESDVDVDAMMKGKFTLKDMYKQLEAMNKMGPLKQIMQMLPIGGMGIELSDKEYQVTKERLDAYRFIMDSMTEEELEDPKIINASRIKRIARGSGTRPELVKELLKSHAAMQKAIKGMRGGMGRMNVKKLMKRLGQPKV, via the coding sequence ATGGTGCTCGATAACCTAGGCGGATCGCTCAGAGGTGCCCTGAAGAAGATAGCCTCGGCAACACGTGTTGATAAAGCTCTTGTGGATGACGCTGTGCGCGACATTCAGCGCGCCCTGCTCCAGGCTGATGTGAATGTGAAGCTCGTGATGAGCCTCTCGAACAGGATACGCGAGCGTGCGCTCAACGAAAAGCCCCCTGCAGGGATGAATCCCAGGGAGCACGTGATAAACATCGTCTACCAGGAGCTGATCAACCTTGTCGGCAGGGGCACAGACATCCCGCTAAAGAAGCAGACGATCATGCTTGTTGGTCTCCAGGGCAGCGGCAAGACGACAACAGCTGCAAAGCTCGCGACATACTTCCAGAGGAAGGGTTTGAGAACCGCTGTCATATGCGCAGACACGTTCCGGGCGGGAGCATACGATCAGCTCAAGGCGCTCTGCGACCGCCAGGGGATATTCTTCTACGGGGAGAAGGGAAACAAAAACGCTCCTGAGGTCGCGAAGAACGGCCTTGAGGCGACAAAGAAGTACGATGTGCGCATAGTGGATACGGCCGGCAGGCATGCGCTCGAGAGCGATCTGATCCAGGAGATGAAGGACATCCATGCGGTTGTGAACGCAGACCACAAGCTGCTCGTCATGGATGCTGCAATCGGCCAGCAGGCTAGCGAGCAGGCCAGGGCATTCAACGAGGCCGTGGGGATAACAGGGGTCATAATAACAAAGCTTGACGGCACCGCGAAGGGGGGTGGGGCGCTGAGCGCGGTCGCTGAGACGAAGACGTCCGTCGCATTCATAGGCGTTGGCGAGACCGCAGCCGACCTGGAGAAGTTCGAGGCTGACAGGTTCATATCACGCCTTCTCGGCATGGGCGACATCAAGGGGTTGATCGAGAAGGCCCAGGAGGTGCAGATCGAGAGCGACGTCGATGTCGATGCGATGATGAAGGGCAAGTTCACCCTGAAGGATATGTACAAGCAGCTTGAGGCCATGAACAAGATGGGGCCGCTGAAGCAGATAATGCAGATGCTCCCGATCGGCGGAATGGGCATCGAGCTCTCCGATAAAGAGTATCAGGTCACAAAGGAGAGACTCGACGCATACAGGTTCATCATGGACTCCATGACTGAGGAGGAGCTTGAGGATCCAAAGATAATAAACGCCAGCAGGATAAAGAGAATCGCGCGCGGAAGCGGCACGCGGCCCGAGCTGGTCAAGGAGCTTCTGAAATCGCATGCTGCAATGCAGAAGGCCATAAAAGGAATGAGAGGGGGTATGGGGCGTATGAATGTGAAGAAGCTCATGAAGCGCCTTGGCCAGCCGAAGGTCTAG
- a CDS encoding AI-2E family transporter yields the protein MNIRRGWMMAVLIVALIAIAYFMFPLMDGIILGTVFAYIGRPIRDMFGARKRLGSAIASIWIIVPISLVLILGVMEIANLFMWIAQNQGSIAREMSSTISGLEIPEEIYTLITGSLQNVLSFMADLAARMPLFDYGRRVILLAINLVLSIPVCYFLLCDGERFVESWFTIIPEESLDTYRAYFERIDRILSGIFLGSMYTAIVGSVISAIVFYAFDVPRPFAMASLVFIAGLVPVLTAWAVIVPISIYRYILLGPAEALMFFAIASALIYLPSELIIRPYLVAARSSIHPLLVILSFLGGAMVAGIGGFFLAPAIMGVIVGIYQVRREHSLAKGQQGEQNL from the coding sequence TTGAACATCAGGCGTGGCTGGATGATGGCTGTGCTTATCGTAGCGCTCATCGCCATAGCCTACTTCATGTTCCCCCTCATGGATGGCATCATCCTCGGCACGGTCTTCGCATACATAGGAAGGCCGATACGTGATATGTTCGGAGCCAGGAAACGCCTCGGCTCAGCCATAGCCTCCATATGGATAATAGTGCCGATCTCACTCGTTCTGATCCTGGGGGTTATGGAGATAGCGAACCTGTTCATGTGGATCGCCCAGAACCAGGGGAGCATAGCGAGGGAGATGAGCAGCACCATATCAGGCCTCGAGATCCCTGAGGAGATATACACGCTCATCACAGGAAGCCTGCAGAACGTTCTCAGCTTCATGGCAGACCTCGCTGCGAGGATGCCACTCTTCGATTACGGCAGGAGAGTGATCCTGCTCGCAATAAATCTTGTACTCTCGATACCTGTATGCTACTTCCTTCTCTGCGACGGCGAGCGGTTTGTTGAGTCCTGGTTCACCATAATCCCCGAGGAGAGCCTGGACACATACAGGGCGTATTTCGAGAGGATCGACAGGATCCTGAGCGGCATATTTCTCGGCAGCATGTACACCGCGATCGTCGGAAGCGTGATCTCGGCTATAGTCTTCTACGCATTCGATGTCCCCAGGCCGTTTGCGATGGCGAGCCTGGTTTTCATAGCAGGTCTGGTGCCTGTGCTGACGGCATGGGCTGTCATTGTTCCGATATCGATATACAGATACATCCTCCTGGGTCCGGCCGAGGCTCTCATGTTCTTTGCCATCGCATCCGCCCTGATCTACCTTCCCTCGGAGCTGATCATACGGCCGTACCTTGTGGCTGCACGCTCCTCCATACATCCGCTGCTCGTCATACTCTCTTTTCTGGGCGGGGCAATGGTGGCCGGAATAGGCGGTTTCTTCCTCGCCCCAGCGATCATGGGCGTGATCGTGGGCATATACCAGGTCAGAAGGGAGCATTCTCTAGCGAAAGGGCAGCAGGGCGAGCAGAATCTCTGA